One genomic window of Branchiostoma floridae strain S238N-H82 chromosome 4, Bfl_VNyyK, whole genome shotgun sequence includes the following:
- the LOC118414110 gene encoding uncharacterized protein LOC118414110 produces the protein MWKGLLLSLCGIAVCVIGAAAAPSNVKHSRSKRAVPAIVASAAADVGGKVVDALGDRIAEGVVENHQAKVVGALEDYFSGQFEQADQEFDNVLARSGNLLAGVQGVEEATLKMTHGRGTNTGDTFAPASQEMSLSFKHVEDEDDEQDSSEMGLAPVGYPGGIGPVMMNGCFGSNYQEGDPCYEAFVPIQNCANIIDGATFLGVGFDGRGEYSTDSRKKSLVQRSCNGLQGYKEFHVPDQMTVQGVYDTDVETMTFATMEDYRVYLEDKSAVTSAKAMFQQEMVKAQGHGAGGGAFGLLWSAGGGSSSSRGSDRQESGFEASSQASSDLSETSAQTFMSMLELNVMRYEIFLDFVKPEELNLGALRDFLSLPISYFSIGADRKYNSYILRWGTHYITSAMFGGQLKIIKTKKVTEDVSMESFAMASQTEFKKMMSTFSAKETMTKSSSWFHSHETKNEQQSSSGSASEEAASETSIGETAARNQMEFSSEQMRVQGGDQKIAGSITDLYTTTFGTDLIDWLDSIEEFPKAFEFTMRPIADLFDMNFDLLFPSGITDLGCFGRTTLSQDSHGRQFYTQDVQVGNGSVVEEVRYCDFASQDDMREGMISRRLALGRAVAVYLEEGPFVVKDFAIPAGEPGCETAELVLLEGSNEGAPSWQDMISGQEFTVIFDMPYNIPNFMDAKYSLNVEYVYNRWLAIRDGFTPHLYDGHRNGGSDDVTNFKISVGGLVMTYDEDTGLLTVTQDDYDASAQMIPDLPIWVNGLAVARVEYKSLLQQLQNHNSVGGGKMPCNIKWSNAHRIDPTNGGKCIHFTAASLGDMYVVFSGVPNNHETWVYVEISPRGVALYRAMRLAVTQLERGAAGLGSDILYQSYFVCVTEDLTARTTTIQYGKTPDNEERAEVWLDHQFDVILSLHYYSFGTGTEPAKFMGVSQLDTLLEEFIVCQEGTTFVNGRCEQVCHEQCDGCRISGSDDPRNCVACRNKKVAFPLMGSSVGDFECVADCPSTMTTASDSINCECIKRMEEISVEGLVTCVAECPLTHFDDNGICKQCSSFCQDVSSTGTRVCTGPSPEQCDTCIYIATDGSCALGCSPGQKAVPGSDGTFTCEACRPGYRCVNGDEVDEICPAGTYSNSAGTDCDPCAAGQYSDTAGTPCQPCPAGQFNTQGGSTSCQACPAGQFSASQGSTSCQSCPAGQYSGSAGSTSCTICPAGQFSSQAESTSCTVCPADTFSSTAGSTSCQPCATGTTSTAGSTSCTSTDECASNPCVHGTCTDLTNAYSCACNTGWSGDRCDVVNYNCQDPAQLSGDSGTFTSPGYPNNYNDGARCSWTITVSSGKRAAVRFTDFDLESESSCNYDSVTVYDGSTSSSTQLSKLCGTNGAAAVGSGRTIHIRFTSDSSVTRGGFVAEYAGVTNLALGRSATQSSTQGDGYAPRAVDGNTSGDWYSNSCTHTPEQSNPWWRVDLGSARTVFAVKVYNRVDCCSERLDPFYVHVGGNTAVSTNPSCGGQQSIWSSSKSVSCGGLLGRYVGVVLPGSSRTLTLCEVQVFGV, from the exons ATGTGGAAAGGACTTCTCCTGTCTTTGTGCGGCATAGCTGTCTGTGTCATAGGGGCAGCCGCTG CTCCCAGTAATGTCAAACATTCCCGCTCAAAGAGGGCAGTCCCAGCCATCGTGGCTAGCGCAGCCGCGGACGTGGGCGGGAAGGTGGTGGACGCGCTCGGAGACAGGATCGCGGAGGGAGTTGTGGAGAACCACCAGGCAAAGGTGGTGGGTGCCCTGGAAGACTACTTCTCGGGACAGTTTGAGCAGGCCGATCAGGAATTTGACAACGTCTTGGCACGGAGCGGAAACCTCCTGGCAGGTGTTCAAGGAGTTGAAGAG GCCACACTGAAGATGACCCATGGCAGGGGGACCAACACAGGCGACACATTCGCACCTGCCAGCCAGGAAATGTCCCTGTCATTCAAGCATGTCGAAGA TGAGGATGATGAGCAAGACAGCTCAGAAATGGGCCTAGCTCCAGTGGGTTACCCTGGCGGGATCGGACCGGTTATGATGAACGGCTGCTTTGGTTCCAACTATCAAGAAGGTGACCCCTGCTACGAGGCGTTCGTGCCCATACAGAACTGTGCT AATATCATCGACGGAGCAACCTTCCTTGGTGTTGGATTTGACGGACGAGGCGAATACTCGACTGACTCCCGGAAGAAGAGCCTCGTCCAGCGCTCTTGCAACGGTTTGCAAGG ATACAAGGAGTTCCATGTCCCTGACCAGATGACCGTGCAAGGTGTTTATGACACCGACGTAGAGACCATGACCTTCGCCACGATGGAGGATTATCGAGTTTACCTTGAGGACAAGTCTGCTGTGACGTCTGCCAAGGCCATGTTCCAACAGGAGATGGTCAAGGCCCAAGGGCACGGTGCAGGTGGGGGCGCCTTCGGACTGTTATGGTCTGCAGGAGGCGGCTCATCATCATCGCGTGGTTCGGATAGGCAGGAGTCAGGTTTCGAAGCCAGCTCACAAGCTAGCTCTGACCTCAGCGAAACTTCAGCCCAAACCTTCATGTCCATGCTGGAACTGAACGTCATGAG GTATGAGATATTCCTGGACTTCGTCAAACCTGAGGAGCTGAACTTGGGGGCTCTGCGCGATTTTCTGTCTCTCCCCATATCCTACTTCTCCATTGGAGCGGATCGGAAGTATA ataGCTACATCCTTCGCTGGGGAACACACTACATTACCTCTGCCATGTTTGGAGGACAACTCAAGATCATAAAGACAAAAAAGGTCACTGAAGACGTCTCGATGGAGAGCTTCGCGATGGCCTCCCAGACTGAGTTCAAGAAGATGATGAGCACTTTCTCAGCGAAGGAGACCATGACGAAGTCAAGCAGCTGGTTTCACAGTCATGAAACCAAAAATGAACAACAAAGCTCATCAGGATCAGCTTCTGAGGAAGCTGCGTCTGAAACATCCATTGgcgaaacggctgcccg CAACCAGATGGAGTTCAGTAGCGAGCAGATGAGGGTGCAAGGAGGCGATCAGAAGATAGCAGGGAGCATCACAGACCTCTACACTACTACTTTCGGGACTGACCTGATAGACTGGCTGGATTCCATTGAAGAGTTCCCAAAAGCTTTTGAGTTTACTATGAGGCCTATCGCTGATTTGTTCGACATGAATTTTGATCTTCTCTTCCCCAGCGGCATTACTGACCTAGGCTGCTTTGGAAG AACTACGCTCAGCCAAGATTCACACGGACGGCAGTTCTACACACAGGATGTACAAGTTGGGAACGGCTCCGTAGTCGAAGAAGTCCGCTACTGCGATTTCGCTTCTCAGGACGATATGAGAGAGGGCATGATCAGCAGGCGGCTGGCTCTCGGCCGCGCCGTAGCCGTGTATCTTGAGGAG GGTCCTTTCGTCGTGAAAGACTTCGCCATTCCGGCTGGAGAACCCGGGTGTGAGACCGCAGAACTGGTCCTTCTGGAGGGTTCTAACGAGGGGGCCCCTAGCTGGCAGGACATGATCAGCGGCCAGGAGTTCACCGTCATCTTTGACATGCCGTACAACATCCCGAACTTCATGGATGCCAAATATTCCCTCAATGTCGAGTATGTGTATAACAGGTGGCTGGCTATCCGGGATGGGTTCACCCCACATCTGTATGATGGACATCGCAACGGCGGCAGTGACGATGTCACCAACTTTAAG ATAAGTGTGGGAGGTTTGGTTATGACGTACGACGAGGATACGGGTCTGTTGACTGTGACACAAGATGACTACGATGCATCAGCACAGATGATTCCCGACCTGCCCATCTGGGTCAATGGACTGGCTGTAGCCAGGGTGGAGTACAAGTCACTGCTGCAACAGCTCCAAAACCACAACAG TGTGGGCGGGGGAAAAATGCCCTGCAACATAAAGTGGTCCAATGCTCATCGTATCGACCCGACCAATGGGGGAAAGTGTATACATTTCACGGCGGCGTCACTCGGGGACATGTACGTGGTGTTCTCCGGCGTCCCCAACAACCACGAGACCTGGGTGTACGTGGAGATCTCTCCTCGTGGTGTAGCTCTCTACAGG GCCATGCGACTGGCAGTTACACAGCTGGAACGGGGTGCTGCGGGTCTGGGATCAGACATTCTCTACCAGTCCTACTTTGTCTGTGTCACGGAGGATCTCACTGCGCGCACAACAACCATACAGTACGGCAAAACACCCGACAATGAG GAACGTGCTGAAGTCTGGCTGGACCATCAATTCGACGTCATTCTCAGTCTGCATTACTACTCCTTCGGTACCGGCACAGAGCCAGCCAAGTTTATGGGGGTGTCTCAACTGGATACGCTCCTCGAAGAATTCATCGTTTGCCAGGAGGGAACAACCTTCGTCAATGGTCGCTGCGAGCAGGTCTGCCATGAGCAGTGCGACG GCTGCAGAATTTCTGGGTCCGACGACCCCCGCAACTGCGTGGCGTGCAGGAACAAGAAAGTGGCGTTCCCACTGATGGGTAGTTCCGTGGGCGACTTTGAGTGTGTAGCAGACTGTCCTTCCACCATGACGACAGCCTCTGATTCTATAAACTGTGAAT GTATCAAGCGTATGGAGGAGATAAGTGTCGAGGGTTTGGTGACGTGCGTGGCAGAGTGTCCCCTCACTCACTTTGACGACAACGGCATCTGTAAGC AGTGCAGCAGCTTCTGTCAAGATGTCAGTTCTACTGGCACCAGGGTGTGCACCGGACCATCACCAGAGCAGTGTGATACCTGCATCTACATTGCGACTGACGGAAGCTGCGCTTTGGGATGTTCCCCCGGACAGAAGGCCGTGCCAGGGTCAGACGGTACCTTCACCTGTGAAGCCTGTCGGCCTGGTTACAGGTGCGTCAATGGAGATGAGGTGGACGAAATCTGCCCGGCGGGGACGTACAGCAACTCAGCAGGCACGGATTGTGACCCGTGTGCAGCAGGACAGTACAGCGATACTGCAGGCACCCCTTGTCAGCCGTGTCCAGCAGGACAGTTCAACACACAAGGCGGCTCTACCAGCTGTCAGGCATGCCCTGCGGGGCAGTTCAGCGCCTCACAGGGCTCCACTAGCTGCCAGTCCTGCCCGGCCGGGCAATATAGCGGCTCCGCTGGGTCCACATCCTGTACAATCTGCCCAGCAGGACAGTTCAGCAGCCAGGCTGAATCTACCAGCTGCACCGTCTGCCCAGCGGATACTTTCAGCAGCACCGCTGGATCCACAAGCTGTCAGCCATGTGCAACTGGGACTACGAGCACAGCGGGCTCAACCTCCTGCACCA GTACTGATGAGTGCGCATCCAACCCCTGTGTACACGGCACATGCACGGATCTTACTAACGCCTACTCTTGCGCTTGCAACACAGGATGGTCGGGTGACAGGTGTGACGTAG TAAACTACAACTGTCAAGATCCTGCCCAACTCAGCGGGGATTCTGGCACTTTCACATCGCCTGGTTACCCGAACAACTACAACGACGGCGCCCGGTGTTCCTGGACGATCACTGTCAGCAGCGGAAAGCGGGCAGCCGTTAG GTTTACAGACTTTGACCTGGAATCTGAGAGCTCTTGCAACTACGACTCCGTCACGGTGTATGACGGATCCACTTCCAGCAGTACACAGCTCAGCAAACTCTGCGGAACAAACGGTGCAGCAGCCGTGGGCAGTGGGAGAACCATTCACATCCGTTTCACCTCCGACAGTTCAGTAACCAGAGGGGGGTTTGTCGCTGAGTACGCAG GAGTCACCAATTTGGCGCTGGGTCGAAGCGCAACGCAATCCTCCACTCAAGGTGACGGATACGCCCCAAGAGCCGTGGATGGGAACACAAGCGGGGATTGGTACTCTAattcatgcacacacacaccagaacAAAGCAACCCGTGGTGGCGGGTCGATCTGGGCAGTGCCCGTACTGTCTTCGCCGTCAAGGTCTACAACCGTGTCGACTGCTGCAGTGAAAGGTTGGACCCTTTCTATGTGCATGTGGGTGGCAATACAGCGGTGTCTACGAATCCATCCTGCGGCGGCCAGCAGTCCATATGGAGCTCCTCCAAGTCCGTGTCGTGCGGTGGTTTGTTGGGCCGGTATGTTGGAGTAGTCCTGCCAGGAAGCTCCCGCACCCTGACCCTTTGCGAGGTGCAGGTCTTCG GCGTGTAG